In a single window of the Bdellovibrio sp. ArHS genome:
- a CDS encoding methyl-accepting chemotaxis protein has protein sequence MFTKINHDVIGFMDALNAQVVAGKLTLDEAKDTVRTYINGPLLSDGSRDIKKTKLSTDQFMYVWAFSGKKQGLVEMHPFPLEGKSIWDYSVEGKYTVRDSWGNVNNVGKTFHELWQNPGEPVYTFLAYQSYFEPWDWVVGVGAREELLYQARLAEARNEILFYAAFIFIFSFAISWWIANKISSEVKKTAKSLTDGANAVFASSQQIANSAQALSQTATEQASSLEETVASMEELTSMVRMNTDNSSQAATLASSTRDVAQKGEREIKILIDSIHSISADSKKIEEITGVIDDIAFQTNLLALNAAVEAARAGEQGKGFAVVADAVRTLAQRSSIAAKDIADLIKKSVEKIEAGSRQAGQSGAVLTEIVESVRKVSDLNNEIATASQEQNAGISQISKAMNQMDQVTQVNAASSEEAAAAAEELSALSSTLRGNVVALEKVIFGSEIEGSPVKVVNISSKTSQNSEHKASGSSQVA, from the coding sequence ATGTTCACCAAAATCAATCATGATGTGATTGGCTTTATGGATGCTCTAAACGCACAAGTCGTGGCGGGTAAGCTCACACTTGACGAAGCGAAAGACACAGTTCGTACATATATTAATGGACCTCTTCTGAGTGATGGCAGTCGTGATATCAAAAAAACAAAGCTTTCCACTGATCAATTTATGTATGTGTGGGCCTTTAGCGGCAAAAAGCAAGGTCTGGTGGAAATGCATCCTTTTCCACTCGAGGGAAAAAGTATCTGGGACTATAGTGTCGAGGGAAAATATACTGTTCGCGACAGTTGGGGTAATGTAAATAATGTGGGAAAAACTTTTCACGAACTCTGGCAAAATCCGGGCGAGCCAGTTTATACATTCTTGGCTTATCAAAGCTATTTTGAGCCTTGGGACTGGGTTGTCGGTGTAGGGGCGCGCGAAGAGCTTCTTTATCAGGCGCGTTTGGCTGAAGCTCGAAATGAAATTCTTTTTTATGCGGCCTTTATCTTTATCTTCTCTTTTGCGATCTCTTGGTGGATCGCTAATAAGATTTCCAGTGAAGTTAAAAAGACAGCCAAGAGTCTCACGGACGGAGCAAATGCCGTTTTTGCATCATCTCAGCAAATCGCAAACTCAGCGCAGGCACTTTCGCAAACAGCTACTGAGCAAGCCTCATCCCTAGAAGAGACTGTTGCCTCAATGGAAGAACTGACTTCTATGGTCCGAATGAATACTGACAACAGTAGCCAAGCTGCTACTTTGGCGAGTTCGACACGAGATGTGGCGCAAAAAGGCGAAAGAGAGATTAAGATTCTTATCGATTCTATTCACAGTATTTCCGCTGATTCTAAGAAGATCGAGGAAATCACTGGCGTCATCGATGATATTGCCTTTCAGACGAATCTTTTGGCTTTAAATGCGGCCGTCGAAGCGGCTCGGGCAGGTGAACAGGGTAAAGGCTTTGCCGTGGTCGCGGATGCCGTGCGCACTCTGGCGCAAAGAAGTTCTATCGCGGCAAAAGATATCGCGGATTTAATTAAAAAGAGTGTCGAGAAAATCGAAGCCGGCAGTCGTCAAGCTGGTCAGAGTGGCGCTGTTTTGACGGAAATTGTTGAATCTGTCAGAAAAGTTTCGGATCTGAACAACGAAATCGCGACGGCCAGCCAAGAGCAAAATGCAGGTATCTCTCAAATCAGTAAAGCCATGAATCAAATGGATCAGGTGACTCAGGTCAATGCGGCCTCTTCTGAAGAAGCTGCAGCTGCTGCGGAAGAGTTGTCAGCTCTTTCTTCGACTCTGCGGGGCAACGTTGTTGCTTTGGAAAAAGTGATTTTTGGCTCCGAGATTGAAGGTTCGCCAGTTAAGGTTGTAAACATTTCTTCAAAGACATCACAGAATTCGGAGCACAAAGCCTCGGGATCGAGTCAGGTGGCTTAG
- a CDS encoding alpha/beta hydrolase, with product MMQLNQGGPVKEGLFQAGPFTLQFRDTEGSGPVCLVVGSALYYSRSFHPQMNQNFRMIYMDHRGFSNPSGSVTEADYSLATLMSDIERFRAEMKLGPIAILGHSAHGYMALEYAKRYPGSVSHVCLVATGPSHGSHMQEAERNWTESVCTARKDQFEMDCQNMERQIANSPEDRFVLFCKGMRTRAWNDWNFDIDELWKGVQTYMPAIDHLFGEVFRDIKIEEGLPDLKVPVLLMLGRLDYQVAPSWTWNQYRPLFQKLTVRIFEKSAHNPQTEQALEFYHEFKNWIDQTAKENS from the coding sequence ATGATGCAACTAAATCAAGGAGGACCTGTGAAAGAAGGCCTATTTCAGGCAGGACCGTTCACACTGCAATTTCGAGATACGGAGGGATCTGGTCCCGTGTGTCTAGTCGTGGGAAGTGCGCTTTACTACAGTCGCTCATTCCATCCTCAGATGAATCAGAATTTCCGTATGATTTATATGGATCATCGCGGATTTTCAAATCCCTCGGGGAGTGTGACAGAAGCAGACTACTCCCTGGCGACTCTTATGTCTGATATCGAACGTTTCCGTGCCGAGATGAAGCTGGGGCCCATTGCTATATTGGGGCACTCAGCCCATGGCTATATGGCTCTTGAATACGCCAAGAGATACCCTGGGTCGGTAAGTCACGTGTGCCTAGTGGCGACAGGGCCTAGCCATGGCTCTCACATGCAGGAGGCTGAACGAAACTGGACCGAAAGTGTCTGCACAGCACGCAAGGACCAATTCGAGATGGATTGCCAAAACATGGAGAGACAGATTGCGAACTCTCCCGAGGATCGTTTCGTTTTGTTCTGCAAAGGTATGAGGACGCGCGCCTGGAATGATTGGAATTTCGATATTGATGAGCTCTGGAAAGGAGTACAGACCTATATGCCAGCGATAGATCATCTTTTCGGGGAAGTCTTTCGGGACATCAAAATTGAAGAGGGGTTGCCTGATCTCAAAGTGCCGGTTCTTTTGATGTTAGGGCGACTTGACTATCAAGTCGCCCCGAGCTGGACCTGGAATCAGTATCGTCCCCTATTCCAAAAACTCACTGTGCGTATTTTTGAGAAAAGTGCCCACAATCCGCAAACAGAGCAGGCTCTGGAATTTTACCATGAATTTAAAAATTGGATCGATCAAACTGCAAAGGAGAACTCGTGA